The proteins below are encoded in one region of Stieleria sp. JC731:
- a CDS encoding class I SAM-dependent methyltransferase, with the protein MDPTEFNRQAWDNIARSRHRWFTPAPAEQVSEARRGDFSIRLTACKVIPHDWIGDVRGQRILALAAGGGHQGPILAAAGARVTVVDISEGQLEIDRRMAKEHDLDLATVQADMADLSEIPDGEFDMIINPCSVNFAPDVRPVWQEAARVLRGGGVLIAGVIQPVNYLFDESARDDRKLKVRFKIPYSDLHLPDEERERTIGAERPIDFGHSLTDLIGGQLDAGFHLTAIMEDTWGGDDILSEHTATFLATRAIRSPLS; encoded by the coding sequence TTGGACCCGACCGAATTTAACCGTCAAGCCTGGGACAATATTGCCCGCAGCCGTCATCGCTGGTTCACGCCGGCTCCTGCCGAGCAGGTTTCGGAGGCTCGGCGCGGAGATTTTTCGATTCGACTGACCGCGTGCAAGGTGATTCCGCACGATTGGATTGGTGACGTCCGAGGACAACGTATTCTGGCATTGGCAGCCGGTGGAGGACATCAGGGTCCGATCCTGGCTGCCGCCGGTGCTCGCGTGACGGTCGTCGATATCAGTGAAGGACAGCTAGAAATCGATCGCCGAATGGCCAAGGAACACGATCTGGACTTGGCGACCGTTCAGGCTGACATGGCGGATCTGAGCGAGATTCCTGATGGGGAATTCGACATGATCATCAATCCCTGTTCTGTTAACTTCGCACCCGATGTTCGCCCGGTTTGGCAGGAAGCCGCTCGCGTGCTCCGGGGTGGAGGCGTGCTGATAGCTGGTGTCATCCAGCCGGTTAACTATCTGTTTGACGAATCGGCGCGTGATGACCGAAAGCTAAAGGTCCGCTTTAAGATCCCCTACTCGGATCTGCATCTGCCGGATGAGGAACGAGAACGCACGATCGGTGCAGAACGTCCGATCGATTTCGGCCACAGCCTAACGGACTTGATTGGCGGACAACTTGATGCCGGTTTTCATCTCACAGCTATAATGGAAGATACTTGGGGAGGTGACGACATTCTTTCGGAACACACCGCGACTTTTTTGGCTACGCGAGCGATTCGTTCGCCTCTCTCATAG
- a CDS encoding 30S ribosomal protein S1, giving the protein MSNESQPGVQSTETPEAASEQVGSATESATQAGAASSPESASADSNPSAAAKAPKPTGAGPLASRGLGVAKPASPSVSTEQLEKAEAAGKKDGKKKKKAPRPRLHGEKEGQAKPAAAAAGSKPSRVAVPSVRGELSDDLLAEFEAELGSADVDAMLGGDAGMPKRKEPLADGTRVSAQVLKIHQDSVYLSLGGPDEGVVPFEQFTEEEPQAGASIEVLVRGFNRQDGLYMCSLPGSTVAVADWSDLEEGAVVEAVVTGHNTGGLECKVGGVRAFMPISQIADYRVEDASEFVDQKFVCLVTEANERRGNLVLSRRAILEREREQKRAEQLQKIEAGDVVEGVVRTIKDFGAFVDLGALEGLIHISKLSWDRVKHPSEVVEVGQKVSVKIDSVNKETGKLSLSYRDLLENPWDAAEADFAVGSVHKGTVSRVASFGCFVRLGGGIEGLVHVSELANHRVSKVDAFVSEGQEVDVKVLSFDRAEQKIGLSMKAANKPAEEDTKPKQEEIDEPQREVAVKPQHAGPLKGGNNRETGGEQFGLRW; this is encoded by the coding sequence ATGAGCAACGAATCCCAACCGGGTGTCCAATCGACCGAGACACCTGAAGCTGCTAGCGAACAAGTTGGCTCTGCTACCGAATCCGCCACGCAAGCTGGTGCTGCCAGCAGCCCCGAGTCGGCGTCTGCTGATTCGAATCCTTCTGCTGCCGCAAAGGCACCGAAGCCAACCGGCGCCGGACCGCTCGCTTCACGTGGACTTGGTGTTGCTAAACCAGCTTCGCCATCGGTTTCGACCGAGCAGTTGGAAAAGGCAGAAGCCGCAGGAAAGAAGGACGGTAAGAAAAAGAAGAAGGCCCCACGCCCACGATTGCATGGCGAAAAGGAAGGCCAAGCCAAACCAGCAGCAGCTGCTGCTGGCAGCAAGCCATCGCGAGTCGCCGTTCCATCGGTACGGGGCGAGCTTTCCGATGACCTGTTGGCAGAGTTTGAAGCCGAACTGGGTTCCGCTGATGTCGACGCGATGCTCGGCGGCGATGCAGGAATGCCGAAACGCAAAGAGCCGCTTGCCGACGGAACTCGCGTCTCCGCTCAAGTTCTGAAAATTCACCAAGACAGCGTTTACCTGTCGCTCGGCGGACCTGACGAAGGCGTTGTGCCTTTCGAACAGTTCACCGAAGAGGAGCCTCAGGCCGGCGCTTCGATCGAAGTTCTCGTTCGCGGCTTCAACCGACAAGACGGCTTGTACATGTGCTCCCTGCCAGGTTCGACCGTTGCGGTCGCGGACTGGAGCGACTTGGAAGAAGGCGCGGTTGTCGAAGCCGTTGTCACCGGGCACAACACCGGTGGGTTGGAATGCAAGGTTGGCGGTGTTCGTGCCTTCATGCCGATCAGCCAAATCGCTGACTACCGTGTCGAAGACGCCAGTGAATTCGTCGACCAAAAATTCGTTTGTTTGGTGACCGAAGCCAACGAGCGACGCGGAAACCTCGTCCTGAGCCGACGGGCGATTCTGGAACGCGAACGCGAGCAAAAGCGAGCTGAGCAGTTGCAGAAGATCGAAGCCGGTGATGTCGTTGAAGGCGTCGTCCGAACGATCAAAGACTTTGGCGCTTTTGTCGATTTGGGAGCCCTGGAAGGCCTGATCCACATCAGCAAACTTAGCTGGGATCGCGTTAAACACCCAAGCGAAGTCGTCGAAGTTGGCCAAAAGGTCAGCGTTAAAATCGATTCGGTCAACAAGGAAACCGGCAAGCTAAGCCTTTCCTATCGTGACCTTCTCGAGAATCCCTGGGACGCCGCCGAAGCTGATTTTGCCGTCGGTTCGGTTCACAAAGGAACCGTCTCTCGCGTCGCGTCTTTTGGCTGCTTTGTTCGTCTCGGTGGTGGGATCGAAGGTTTGGTGCACGTCAGCGAATTGGCAAACCACCGTGTTTCCAAAGTTGACGCTTTCGTCAGTGAAGGCCAAGAAGTTGACGTCAAAGTTCTTTCGTTCGACCGAGCCGAACAGAAAATCGGTTTGTCGATGAAAGCGGCGAACAAGCCTGCCGAGGAAGACACAAAACCGAAGCAAGAAGAGATTGACGAGCCACAACGCGAAGTCGCTGTGAAACCACAGCACGCCGGCCCATTGAAAGGCGGCAACAACCGCGAAACCGGTGGCGAGCAATTCGGCTTGCGTTGGTAG
- a CDS encoding DUF1549 domain-containing protein has protein sequence MRNLIFAIALMGLSVGLQAADPTKQINAEISSKWETSKVSPAEPCSDQTFVRRIYLDLAGRVPTAEEAKAFLAIEDSNRRQQLVDRLLQSEDYAQHFADLFDAILMGRKDEHVYDQRVRHGWRSYLETVFRENRPWDEVTREILLARPEDPNKDGSVWFLYERKDNYQAIAEAVAPAFFGMRIECAQCHDHMMATEIEQAHYWGLVAFFNRGKNSQTDNGPRISESAIGGFSDFANLEGSSSPNLLTFFDSRTISEARPEAGSKQEDSDTLYVSADVNGDPREPLFSRRAKFVNQVLDGHPMVPRAMVNRIWAILMGRGIVHPHDEIDSMHDPSHPRLLDWLADDFATHQFDIRRLVRSIVLSDAYQLSSIKSSESVSPDVFAWYIERPLTAEQLARSIQLVMRGGFDNNADVVKALRQQILDVLPDAIEITVADALYFSNNEKLNAFIEQSTSPNHLVWQAAQLAQPNQQAELLIKTIYGRPAEASEIDAIVDYLNQRSDRRQLGISQVAWSLLTSAEFRFNH, from the coding sequence ATGCGAAATTTGATTTTCGCCATTGCCCTTATGGGGCTATCTGTTGGCCTCCAGGCTGCCGATCCGACAAAACAGATCAATGCTGAGATCTCATCGAAATGGGAAACCAGCAAAGTTTCACCTGCCGAACCGTGTAGCGATCAAACGTTCGTTCGCCGTATCTATCTGGACTTGGCTGGTCGAGTCCCCACCGCAGAAGAAGCGAAAGCATTTCTTGCGATCGAGGACTCGAATCGGCGTCAGCAACTTGTAGATCGGTTGCTACAAAGCGAGGACTACGCTCAACATTTCGCCGACCTCTTCGATGCGATTTTGATGGGACGTAAAGACGAACACGTCTATGACCAACGTGTTCGACATGGCTGGCGAAGTTATTTGGAAACGGTGTTTCGTGAAAACCGTCCGTGGGACGAAGTCACCCGCGAAATACTTCTCGCCCGCCCGGAAGACCCAAACAAGGATGGATCGGTTTGGTTCTTGTATGAGCGTAAAGACAACTACCAAGCGATCGCGGAAGCCGTCGCGCCAGCCTTTTTCGGTATGCGAATCGAATGCGCCCAATGTCACGATCACATGATGGCGACCGAAATCGAACAGGCACACTACTGGGGCTTGGTTGCTTTCTTTAACCGTGGCAAAAACTCGCAAACGGATAACGGACCGCGAATCTCCGAATCGGCAATTGGTGGCTTTTCAGACTTTGCAAATCTAGAAGGTTCCAGCTCACCCAATCTGCTCACCTTTTTTGATTCGAGAACCATTTCAGAAGCTCGTCCCGAAGCAGGATCAAAGCAAGAAGACTCCGACACGCTTTATGTCTCTGCAGATGTAAACGGTGATCCTCGCGAACCTTTATTTTCAAGACGTGCAAAATTCGTCAACCAAGTGCTTGACGGGCATCCCATGGTCCCGCGTGCGATGGTCAACCGAATTTGGGCCATTCTGATGGGGCGAGGCATCGTCCACCCACACGACGAAATCGACAGCATGCATGATCCAAGTCACCCTCGGCTGCTGGACTGGCTCGCGGATGATTTTGCGACTCATCAATTTGATATTCGCCGTCTGGTCCGTAGCATCGTTCTCTCTGATGCTTATCAACTCAGTTCGATCAAAAGTAGCGAGTCAGTTTCGCCAGATGTGTTCGCTTGGTATATCGAACGGCCTCTGACCGCCGAGCAATTGGCCAGATCAATCCAGCTCGTCATGCGAGGCGGTTTTGACAACAACGCTGATGTGGTTAAGGCACTGCGACAGCAGATCCTGGACGTTTTACCCGACGCGATTGAGATCACAGTGGCCGACGCGTTGTACTTCAGCAATAACGAAAAGCTGAATGCGTTCATCGAACAAAGTACGTCGCCGAATCATCTTGTCTGGCAAGCTGCCCAGCTGGCGCAACCGAATCAACAAGCCGAACTGTTGATCAAAACCATTTATGGACGACCAGCCGAAGCATCCGAAATTGACGCGATCGTGGACTACCTCAATCAACGATCTGATCGGCGACAATTGGGCATCTCGCAAGTCGCTTGGTCGCTTCTGACCAGCGCCGAATTTCGATTCAATCATTGA
- a CDS encoding WD40 repeat domain-containing protein — MERTDDKRMPMAILGGELSADGEMIAAACMDGVYTLDLQSGVRKKHYTHESYARTAFWLSSNELFSTGYDGQARWFRLDSGEENRHQKLHQFWSWDAAISPDRHRYASVTGQYIAGGYKYEPAEEIEPSVVIGDCETGDVVHRLPHVPSVQAVAFSNDGRLVAAGNLMGEVRIFDIHSGDCISTISTADFTSWGIIKSHCYLGGIFALRFTPDDKSLLLAGMGPMRDPMAGNGKQLWQKWEWSSGDQSKMIDQIHDGENGEGLMEALAVHPEGTMFAMGGRLRGGDWNVALFSLETGNRLTTLKTGYRVTTLQFTDEGQSLLVMGTQGQPDHKKDGAFPDFGRIEKYRLS; from the coding sequence TTGGAAAGAACAGACGACAAACGGATGCCCATGGCAATTCTCGGCGGAGAACTTTCCGCTGACGGGGAAATGATTGCCGCGGCTTGTATGGATGGTGTGTATACGCTGGATCTTCAATCGGGAGTTCGCAAGAAGCACTACACCCACGAAAGCTATGCGAGGACTGCATTTTGGCTATCTTCGAACGAACTATTCTCAACAGGGTATGACGGCCAAGCACGTTGGTTTCGACTCGATTCTGGCGAAGAAAACCGACACCAGAAGCTTCATCAATTCTGGAGCTGGGATGCTGCGATTTCGCCTGATCGCCATCGATATGCTTCGGTCACAGGGCAATACATCGCCGGAGGATACAAGTACGAGCCTGCCGAAGAAATTGAACCGTCCGTCGTCATTGGCGATTGCGAAACTGGCGATGTCGTTCACAGGCTACCGCATGTCCCTTCCGTTCAAGCGGTAGCATTCAGCAACGATGGCCGCTTGGTAGCCGCTGGCAACTTGATGGGTGAAGTACGCATCTTTGACATACACAGTGGCGATTGCATCTCAACCATTTCGACAGCTGACTTCACCAGTTGGGGAATTATAAAAAGCCACTGCTACCTGGGCGGAATCTTTGCGCTGCGATTCACCCCCGATGACAAGTCTCTGTTGCTTGCGGGCATGGGGCCGATGCGTGATCCGATGGCTGGCAATGGGAAGCAGCTTTGGCAAAAATGGGAGTGGTCGTCAGGTGATCAATCGAAGATGATCGACCAAATTCACGACGGAGAAAACGGTGAGGGCTTGATGGAGGCTCTCGCGGTTCACCCCGAAGGGACGATGTTCGCGATGGGCGGTCGTCTGAGAGGTGGTGATTGGAATGTTGCCTTGTTCTCGCTGGAAACCGGCAATCGGCTGACAACTTTGAAAACCGGTTATCGCGTGACAACGCTGCAATTCACCGACGAAGGCCAGTCGCTACTCGTCATGGGAACACAAGGCCAGCCAGACCACAAGAAAGACGGCGCGTTTCCCGACTTTGGTCGAATTGAAAAGTATCGCCTAAGCTAG
- a CDS encoding protein-L-isoaspartate(D-aspartate) O-methyltransferase, protein MSRILNSIVLLVGLGMVASAVDPYQLARDRLVEQRVAASGVTDTRVLDAIRETPRHEFVPKSQLPRAYFDMALPIGHSQTISSPFIVASMTEALAPEPTDKVLEIGTGSGYQAAVLSLLVEHVYSIEIVRELGERAADTLARLDYGNVSTRVGDGFLGWPDAAPFDKIIVTCSPESVPQPLIDQLREGGVMVIPVGERYQQTLYRMVKKDGKLEREALRPTLFVPMTGEAEDGRKVKPDAANPVAINGDFEAIPEGDKADADDYVPGWYYGRQVNLVKGHESDQAPSGERFVRFDNETPGLSSHLLQGIAIDGKEVSQIRLSGSVRTEDVEKGPTSDGMPAIAISFYDEIRRDLGTFVLGPFRGTRGWRSHSRLIRVPIQTHEAILRIGLFGATGVADFDNVKLEKFDR, encoded by the coding sequence ATGTCGCGAATCCTCAATTCGATTGTCTTGCTCGTCGGGCTCGGTATGGTTGCTTCTGCGGTCGACCCTTACCAATTGGCTCGTGACCGCTTGGTCGAACAGCGTGTCGCGGCATCCGGTGTGACTGATACGCGAGTTTTGGATGCGATCCGTGAAACGCCTCGGCATGAATTTGTTCCGAAAAGCCAACTGCCGCGCGCATACTTTGATATGGCGCTTCCGATTGGGCATTCGCAGACGATCAGCAGTCCGTTTATCGTTGCTTCTATGACCGAAGCGCTCGCCCCGGAACCGACGGACAAGGTATTAGAGATCGGCACCGGAAGCGGTTACCAAGCCGCCGTTCTCAGTTTGCTCGTCGAACATGTGTACTCAATTGAGATCGTGCGTGAACTTGGGGAGCGGGCGGCGGATACGTTGGCGCGTTTGGACTATGGAAACGTTTCGACTCGCGTCGGCGACGGTTTCCTCGGTTGGCCTGACGCTGCACCGTTTGACAAAATCATTGTGACTTGCAGCCCCGAATCGGTTCCACAACCCTTGATCGATCAATTGCGTGAAGGCGGTGTGATGGTGATCCCGGTCGGCGAACGCTATCAGCAGACGCTGTACCGCATGGTGAAGAAGGATGGCAAACTGGAACGCGAAGCACTGCGTCCAACGTTATTCGTTCCCATGACGGGTGAAGCCGAGGACGGTCGTAAAGTAAAACCAGATGCGGCAAATCCCGTCGCGATCAATGGTGACTTTGAAGCGATCCCCGAAGGCGACAAAGCTGACGCGGACGACTATGTGCCGGGTTGGTATTACGGTCGCCAAGTCAACTTGGTCAAAGGCCACGAAAGTGATCAAGCACCTTCGGGCGAAAGGTTCGTTCGCTTTGACAACGAAACACCAGGCCTAAGCTCTCACCTGCTGCAGGGGATCGCCATCGATGGAAAAGAGGTCTCACAAATCCGATTGAGCGGTTCGGTGCGTACCGAGGATGTCGAGAAGGGGCCGACAAGTGATGGGATGCCTGCGATCGCAATCAGTTTCTACGATGAGATCCGCCGAGATCTAGGCACTTTTGTGCTGGGCCCGTTCCGTGGGACTCGCGGTTGGCGCTCACATAGCCGACTGATTCGAGTCCCGATTCAAACACATGAAGCGATCCTGCGAATCGGGCTGTTCGGAGCGACCGGTGTTGCCGATTTTGACAATGTCAAACTGGAGAAGTTTGACCGCTAG
- a CDS encoding methyl-accepting chemotaxis protein encodes MTQVTLEKPTDDPVETADNDSQLAIDDQRKHQFFSEVARICNQASQGNLEVRILGFDELTDQDDELYAVHHGINSLLDYTESFIREAKAALGYAAEGKYFRRVLLGGMNGTFRHASELINVASEQMKAKSDALTNAKNARLEMADSFEVTVKGITDSLLEATHELHSISTELSTTAKQTSNRSKNALETANRSVENVREVTSATEQMQKSMDEIDVEMQETSDRVKRVVEEVANAMAVMKELGRSSASIDKVVETIEDVARQTHLLSFNAAIEAARSGTAGAGFAVVAAEVRSLAERTRLATQQVKEEIQRVQSNADDAAKSIGRFGEAIEDLSKTSESVTHLVHDQKLATEEITSNVEQAMKCTESVNENILGVSGAATQTDAATEKLRDASDDLERQSTALSDGVQALLTQIRSDA; translated from the coding sequence GTGACACAAGTAACGCTTGAAAAACCTACCGATGATCCAGTCGAAACAGCCGATAACGATTCGCAACTGGCGATTGATGATCAACGCAAGCATCAATTCTTTTCCGAAGTCGCTCGCATTTGCAACCAAGCCTCACAAGGCAATCTCGAGGTGCGCATCCTTGGTTTTGACGAATTGACCGACCAAGACGATGAACTGTACGCGGTGCATCACGGGATCAATTCGCTGCTGGACTATACCGAATCGTTTATTCGCGAAGCAAAGGCCGCATTGGGCTATGCTGCCGAAGGAAAGTACTTTCGCCGAGTTTTATTGGGCGGGATGAACGGAACCTTTCGCCATGCGTCCGAACTGATCAATGTCGCTTCGGAACAAATGAAGGCGAAATCTGACGCGCTGACCAACGCCAAAAATGCTCGCCTTGAAATGGCGGATTCGTTCGAAGTCACCGTCAAAGGGATTACCGATTCTTTGCTGGAAGCAACCCACGAACTGCATTCCATTTCGACAGAGCTATCGACCACCGCAAAGCAAACATCGAATCGATCCAAGAACGCGCTGGAAACCGCTAACCGGTCGGTCGAAAACGTTCGTGAGGTCACCAGCGCGACCGAACAAATGCAGAAGTCGATGGACGAAATCGACGTCGAAATGCAAGAGACCTCCGACCGAGTCAAGCGAGTCGTCGAAGAGGTAGCCAACGCAATGGCTGTCATGAAGGAACTGGGGCGATCCTCGGCCAGTATCGACAAAGTTGTTGAAACGATCGAAGACGTCGCCAGACAAACTCATCTACTTTCATTTAACGCTGCCATCGAAGCGGCACGATCCGGGACCGCAGGCGCCGGCTTTGCGGTCGTTGCAGCCGAAGTACGAAGCCTTGCCGAGCGGACTCGTTTGGCAACGCAACAGGTCAAGGAAGAAATCCAACGGGTTCAGAGCAACGCAGACGATGCGGCCAAATCGATCGGTCGGTTTGGTGAAGCGATCGAAGATTTGAGCAAAACCAGCGAGTCTGTCACTCATTTAGTTCATGACCAAAAGCTCGCAACCGAAGAGATCACCAGCAACGTCGAACAGGCAATGAAGTGCACCGAATCGGTCAACGAAAATATCCTCGGTGTTTCCGGTGCTGCAACACAGACGGACGCCGCAACAGAAAAACTGCGTGACGCATCCGATGATCTCGAACGCCAAAGCACGGCCTTATCAGACGGCGTACAAGCACTGTTGACCCAGATTCGCTCGGACGCTTGA
- a CDS encoding PAS domain-containing protein encodes MIVKTLIQTTIRPTGRERTFAESEIIVSKTDLKGIITYANHVFTRVSGYREAELLGRPHNIIRHPEMPRCVFKLLWDVISEGNEIFAYVVNLCKNGDHYWVLAHVTPSFDSSGNIISYHSSRRVPDPAKVAKVVPIYQALLECENSHSDWRQGMQASTEMLLKHLDEAGMQYDEFVFSL; translated from the coding sequence GTGATCGTAAAGACATTGATTCAAACCACCATTCGTCCAACCGGCCGTGAACGAACGTTTGCAGAGTCCGAAATCATCGTTAGCAAGACGGACTTGAAAGGCATCATTACGTACGCCAATCATGTTTTCACACGAGTTTCAGGTTATCGCGAAGCGGAACTACTCGGCCGCCCACACAACATCATTCGACACCCCGAAATGCCTCGTTGTGTCTTTAAATTGCTGTGGGACGTTATCTCTGAAGGAAACGAGATCTTTGCCTACGTGGTGAACCTTTGCAAAAACGGTGACCACTATTGGGTACTCGCCCACGTCACACCTAGCTTCGATAGTTCTGGGAATATCATCAGCTATCACTCCAGCCGACGTGTACCCGACCCAGCTAAGGTTGCCAAAGTGGTCCCGATCTATCAGGCATTGCTGGAATGTGAAAACAGTCACTCAGACTGGCGACAAGGAATGCAAGCCTCAACCGAAATGCTTTTGAAGCATTTGGACGAAGCAGGAATGCAGTACGACGAATTCGTTTTTTCTCTCTAA
- a CDS encoding DUF1501 domain-containing protein, with translation MNQPKRRSSCGSDEHTIHRRLFLQGTMAASTASVASFNGLFSVPLLAEETKRHGKKCILLWLCGAPSQFETWDPKPGTATGGPFSAIPTNLPGVHISSLMPKCATIMDKLAVIRSMSTKPSEHFQGIDALTRGDMPRPPFTRPILGSVIAEQLGQLDSPVPQFVLLDPCPEGNEFKAFKAGNWAGWLGAQYGPVRAGGDYGIPNIKQLDSISQADHSDRESLRKFFSKKYENDRRSAAAASHNAAFERVKGLMSCAPLFDMESLPQSDRERYGGGAFAQHALQARHLIENGSTFVMVANGMPWDNHVFQHEMHQMLVPELDNVLYQLISDLEQRGMLDDTLVIAMGEFGRTPWLNDARGRDHYPKAWSLAMAGGGIKGGVVHGATDAEGFEVTDGKVDNRNLFATIFTALGIDPHEDYDLPGLPTFFRVEEDAHPIKEVLV, from the coding sequence ATGAATCAGCCCAAGCGTCGCAGTTCATGCGGTAGTGATGAACACACCATCCACCGCCGCCTGTTCCTACAAGGCACAATGGCAGCCAGCACCGCTTCGGTCGCCAGCTTCAACGGTCTTTTCTCCGTTCCCCTGTTGGCAGAGGAAACGAAGCGGCATGGGAAAAAATGCATTCTGCTTTGGCTTTGCGGTGCACCCAGCCAATTCGAAACCTGGGACCCCAAACCCGGCACCGCGACCGGTGGCCCCTTTTCGGCCATTCCAACAAACCTTCCCGGCGTCCACATCAGTTCATTGATGCCTAAGTGTGCAACGATCATGGACAAGCTTGCCGTGATTCGAAGCATGAGCACCAAGCCGAGCGAGCACTTTCAAGGGATTGACGCGCTCACCCGTGGCGACATGCCTCGTCCGCCGTTTACTCGTCCAATCCTGGGCTCCGTCATCGCGGAACAGCTCGGTCAACTGGACAGTCCGGTTCCGCAGTTCGTCTTGCTTGATCCTTGCCCCGAAGGCAACGAATTCAAGGCTTTCAAAGCGGGCAACTGGGCCGGGTGGCTGGGAGCCCAATACGGACCGGTCAGGGCCGGCGGGGACTATGGCATCCCAAACATCAAACAGCTCGATTCGATCAGTCAGGCAGACCATTCGGATCGTGAATCACTACGAAAATTCTTTAGCAAGAAATATGAAAACGATCGCCGCAGTGCCGCAGCGGCGTCACACAACGCGGCCTTTGAACGAGTTAAAGGGCTGATGAGCTGCGCGCCACTGTTTGATATGGAATCGCTTCCACAATCAGACCGGGAACGCTATGGCGGAGGGGCATTCGCTCAGCATGCTTTGCAGGCCAGACACTTGATCGAAAACGGATCGACATTTGTGATGGTCGCCAACGGGATGCCTTGGGACAACCACGTGTTCCAGCACGAAATGCACCAGATGCTTGTCCCAGAACTCGACAATGTGCTGTATCAATTGATTTCTGATTTGGAACAGCGTGGAATGCTAGACGATACGCTGGTCATCGCCATGGGTGAATTCGGCAGAACACCTTGGCTGAATGACGCACGCGGACGCGACCACTATCCCAAAGCATGGAGCTTGGCGATGGCCGGTGGCGGCATCAAAGGCGGTGTGGTCCATGGTGCTACTGATGCTGAAGGATTCGAAGTCACCGATGGAAAGGTCGATAATCGAAACTTGTTCGCCACCATCTTTACCGCGCTCGGCATTGATCCTCACGAAGACTACGACCTACCTGGCCTGCCGACATTTTTTCGCGTCGAAGAGGATGCCCACCCAATTAAAGAGGTGCTCGTCTAA